From Pandoraea vervacti, the proteins below share one genomic window:
- a CDS encoding response regulator → MPTVFLIDDHAMFREGLLLALRAAAPELTFEAFATGAEAVRALPLRPDVHAVMADYYLPDLAGAALLARLRAVRPDLRLLVISASEDSQDVRAALGAGAHGFVHKSADSRTLVDALQTVMGGERYLSPGYDLGMEPVDAATGVEHGEGRSGSEPVLDDMALMQRLASITPRQREVLRLVCDGLRNGEIATRLGMTEKTVKAHVSAVLAALGALNRTQAAALARRAGLLGKPS, encoded by the coding sequence GTGCCGACTGTCTTTCTGATCGACGACCATGCGATGTTTCGCGAAGGCCTGCTCCTCGCGCTGCGCGCTGCAGCCCCCGAGTTGACCTTCGAAGCTTTTGCGACCGGCGCGGAAGCGGTGCGGGCGCTGCCCCTGCGGCCGGACGTTCATGCCGTCATGGCGGATTACTACCTTCCCGATCTGGCCGGCGCGGCATTGCTCGCCCGGCTGCGCGCCGTGCGCCCGGATCTTCGTCTGCTGGTGATATCGGCGTCCGAGGACTCGCAGGACGTTCGGGCGGCGCTGGGGGCAGGCGCGCATGGCTTCGTTCACAAATCGGCGGACAGCCGCACGCTGGTCGATGCGCTGCAGACGGTGATGGGCGGCGAGCGCTATCTCTCGCCGGGATACGATCTCGGCATGGAGCCGGTCGACGCGGCCACGGGCGTCGAGCATGGGGAAGGGCGTTCAGGCAGTGAACCGGTGCTCGACGATATGGCGCTCATGCAACGACTCGCGTCGATTACGCCGCGTCAGCGTGAGGTGCTGCGCCTGGTCTGCGACGGGTTGCGCAACGGCGAAATCGCCACACGCCTCGGAATGACGGAGAAGACGGTCAAAGCGCACGTGTCGGCGGTGCTTGCCGCGCTGGGGGCGCTCAACCGGACACAGGCCGCGGCGTTGGCGCGGCGCGCCGGGTTGCTGGGCAAGCCGTCCTGA
- a CDS encoding hybrid sensor histidine kinase/response regulator, translating to MPPPNAAPPASAQTAAQSDAQSDASRIARRHDDEVYVARLRTLRKNLPTSLAGSFLTVWLIVAVLHEVFPMHDLLLWAGAHALLTLWRATMLIGGPRRPSRRTARKAHGGRDAHSATPSAASAKSPSPDPIADSDAPDLKTLRLWDWRVRAGALAAGMLWGIPYAIWLYHAPSAQQMFMIVGLLTLGTGAIYAYCIHPPVLLAFEVPYYAPSFIALGMLGGTIHSTLAIAGALYLAVTFTFAYRMYRTQMDSLHMRFVNDDLLARLAVERDAAQRSNLAKSRFLAAASHDLRQPVHALSLYVGVLREQTLNARSRQLVDHIGRATAAMGQLFDGLLNISRLDAGVIQPKARAMRLAPMIDQLQLEYAPQAAAKGLILRVRPPRSGHALALSSDPVLLERVLRNLIDNAIRHTAHGGVLISWRQRGEQVRIDVWDTGVGIAEGDLDKIFLEFHQVGNPERDRSKGLGLGLAIVRRTADLLGHPLFVRSVPGRGSVFSLSVPLVDARAVRQPPDLSAGAAQHDAAGIAVDKPLVCVIEDDAENLNGLCLLLDAWGYRIVGGSSGDDIVRAAAATGSKPALILSDFRLRDHETGIDAIDRLHEEFADDTIPAILLSGDTDPQRIVEASARAWPLLHKPVDAQLLRHTVEQALKSRA from the coding sequence GTGCCGCCCCCGAACGCCGCCCCGCCAGCCTCTGCGCAAACCGCCGCCCAAAGCGACGCCCAAAGCGACGCGTCCCGCATTGCGCGGAGGCACGACGACGAAGTCTATGTCGCGCGTCTGCGCACGCTGCGCAAGAATTTGCCGACTTCGCTCGCAGGGTCGTTCCTCACCGTCTGGCTGATCGTGGCCGTGCTCCACGAAGTGTTCCCGATGCACGACCTGCTGCTCTGGGCAGGCGCGCATGCGCTGCTCACGCTGTGGCGCGCCACCATGCTGATTGGCGGACCACGCCGGCCTTCGCGGCGCACTGCCCGAAAGGCCCATGGCGGCCGTGACGCGCATAGCGCCACCCCGAGCGCAGCTTCGGCAAAATCCCCGTCACCGGACCCCATCGCCGACTCCGACGCCCCCGATCTCAAGACGTTGCGCCTATGGGACTGGCGCGTGCGAGCCGGCGCGCTGGCGGCGGGCATGCTGTGGGGCATTCCCTATGCGATCTGGCTATACCACGCGCCCTCCGCCCAACAGATGTTCATGATCGTCGGATTGCTGACGCTCGGTACCGGTGCGATCTACGCGTACTGCATCCATCCACCGGTACTGCTCGCCTTCGAAGTCCCCTACTACGCACCGAGCTTTATCGCGCTCGGCATGCTCGGCGGCACCATTCACTCCACACTGGCAATCGCTGGCGCCCTGTACCTCGCTGTCACGTTCACCTTCGCTTACCGGATGTACCGGACCCAGATGGATTCGCTGCACATGCGCTTCGTGAACGACGACCTGCTGGCGAGACTGGCTGTGGAGCGCGACGCGGCGCAACGCAGCAATCTGGCCAAGTCGCGCTTTCTTGCCGCCGCGAGTCACGATCTTCGTCAGCCCGTCCATGCGTTGAGCCTGTACGTCGGCGTATTGCGCGAGCAGACCCTCAACGCCCGCAGCCGGCAACTGGTGGATCACATCGGACGGGCGACGGCTGCCATGGGGCAGTTGTTCGACGGCCTGCTCAATATCTCCCGGCTCGATGCCGGGGTGATCCAGCCGAAGGCCCGAGCGATGCGCCTCGCGCCCATGATCGATCAGTTGCAGCTGGAGTACGCGCCTCAAGCGGCGGCGAAGGGGTTGATCCTGCGCGTGCGCCCGCCCCGTTCCGGCCACGCGCTGGCGCTCAGCTCGGACCCGGTGCTTCTGGAAAGGGTATTGCGCAATCTGATCGACAATGCGATTCGTCACACCGCCCACGGCGGGGTGCTCATCAGTTGGCGCCAGCGCGGCGAGCAGGTTCGCATCGACGTCTGGGATACGGGCGTGGGAATTGCCGAGGGCGATCTCGACAAGATCTTTCTCGAGTTTCATCAGGTCGGCAATCCGGAGCGCGATCGCTCCAAGGGTCTTGGCCTCGGCCTCGCGATCGTGCGCCGCACCGCCGATTTGCTCGGCCATCCGTTGTTCGTTCGGTCCGTCCCGGGACGTGGCAGCGTGTTTTCGCTAAGCGTGCCGCTGGTCGACGCGCGGGCCGTGCGCCAGCCGCCCGACCTGAGCGCTGGCGCCGCGCAGCACGACGCGGCAGGGATTGCCGTGGACAAACCGCTTGTGTGCGTTATCGAGGATGACGCGGAAAACCTCAATGGCCTGTGTCTGTTGCTCGACGCATGGGGCTATCGAATCGTCGGCGGCAGCAGCGGAGACGACATCGTTCGCGCCGCGGCGGCCACCGGCAGCAAGCCCGCTCTGATCCTGAGCGACTTTCGGCTGCGCGATCACGAGACGGGTATCGACGCCATCGACCGGCTTCACGAAGAATTCGCGGACGACACCATTCCGGCCATTCTTCTGAGCGGCGATACCGATCCGCAGCGAATCGTGGAGGCGTCCGCCCGTGCGTGGCCACTGCTGCACAAACCCGTTGACGCGCAACTCTTGCGACATACCGTCGAGCAGGCGCTCAAGTCTCGCGCATAG
- a CDS encoding PqiC family protein: MTKPTEMTRRPRPTAHRRATPLAGLTATAATAAFVLALAGCASPQPTFYTLADANGGPTANGVATTGASAPATPYAIEVSPVAVPEQVDRPQIVVTRSGGRVDILEASRWSAPLKNELTSTISRNLTQRLGAMDVYGVPRADSLAVYRVSTSVQRFESVPGEQAALTAVWSVRKVPGDLVLTCRFAATEPASGGIDGVVAAQRKLVDRLADGIGNAIATSAQGMGAARCAS; this comes from the coding sequence ATGACGAAGCCGACCGAGATGACCCGCCGCCCGCGCCCGACCGCGCACAGGCGTGCGACGCCGCTGGCGGGACTCACCGCCACGGCAGCGACTGCCGCCTTCGTGCTGGCGCTGGCGGGTTGTGCGTCGCCGCAACCGACGTTCTATACGCTGGCCGATGCCAATGGGGGGCCGACGGCGAACGGCGTGGCAACGACCGGCGCGAGCGCCCCGGCCACGCCCTACGCCATCGAGGTCTCCCCGGTGGCCGTGCCCGAGCAGGTCGACCGGCCGCAAATCGTCGTCACGCGCAGTGGCGGGCGCGTCGACATTCTCGAAGCGTCCCGCTGGTCTGCGCCGCTCAAGAACGAGCTGACGTCGACGATCTCGCGCAACCTCACGCAGCGTCTGGGCGCCATGGATGTGTATGGCGTGCCCCGTGCCGATAGCCTCGCGGTCTATCGCGTGTCGACATCGGTGCAACGTTTCGAGTCGGTACCCGGCGAACAGGCTGCATTGACCGCTGTGTGGAGCGTTCGCAAAGTGCCCGGCGATCTCGTGCTGACGTGTCGCTTCGCGGCAACGGAACCCGCTTCGGGCGGTATCGACGGCGTGGTCGCTGCGCAGCGCAAGCTCGTCGACCGGCTGGCGGACGGCATCGGCAACGCCATCGCGACCAGCGCTCAGGGCATGGGCGCGGCCCGCTGCGCCAGTTGA
- a CDS encoding intermembrane transport protein PqiB, which translates to MTDPKDPKDSQDPKAVPPPGAGDLPTPVIEPRKRWAPSLVWLIPLVAALIGLSLVAKVLIERGPSVTIDFKTAEGLEAGKTKVKYKEVDIGTVKSIELSDDLSHVRVTVDLTKNAKNFAVKDSRWWVVRPRVAGGSVSGLSTLLSGAYIGADAGKSKESVSHFTGLEVPPVVSSGQPGKPFVLHAADVGSLDIGSPIYYRRIQVGQVEAYSLDPDGKGVTLRVFVQAPYDQYVGTNTRFWHASGIDLRLDSSGFQVNTQSLASVVIGGIAFQAPDGSGAGVIAKPGQEFRLAPDQATAMKAPDTHPVQVVFRFQQSLRGLVVGAPVDFRGITLGEVTSIGVEFDQATKQINMPVTVDVYPERLRRRDPTNSVPPTELQSHKILDALVQRGLRGQLRTGNLLTGQLYVALDFFPSAKPAKAERIGETLYMPTVPNTLDQLQLQIADIASKLDKIPFDSIGQNLDASLRKLDKTLESAQGLFRQLDSEIAPEAKATLGEAKKSFGAAERTLSEDAPVQQDVRQAMQELTKTLRSLNTLADYLQQHPEALLRGKPKDPQP; encoded by the coding sequence ATGACTGACCCGAAAGACCCCAAGGATTCGCAAGACCCGAAAGCCGTTCCCCCGCCCGGTGCAGGCGACCTGCCCACGCCGGTGATCGAACCGCGCAAGCGCTGGGCGCCGTCGCTCGTCTGGCTGATCCCGCTGGTCGCGGCGCTCATCGGGCTGTCGCTGGTCGCCAAGGTGCTCATCGAGCGCGGGCCGAGCGTGACCATCGACTTCAAGACGGCCGAAGGCCTCGAAGCCGGCAAGACGAAGGTCAAGTACAAGGAAGTCGACATCGGGACGGTCAAGAGCATCGAATTGTCCGACGATCTGTCGCACGTGCGCGTCACGGTCGACCTCACCAAGAACGCCAAGAACTTTGCGGTCAAGGACTCGCGCTGGTGGGTCGTGCGCCCGCGCGTGGCAGGCGGCAGCGTGTCGGGCCTGTCGACGCTGCTCTCCGGCGCGTACATCGGCGCCGACGCGGGCAAGTCGAAGGAGTCCGTCAGCCACTTTACCGGGCTGGAGGTGCCCCCGGTGGTCTCCAGCGGCCAGCCCGGCAAGCCGTTCGTGCTGCATGCCGCAGACGTCGGCTCGCTCGACATCGGCTCGCCGATCTACTACCGGCGCATTCAGGTCGGTCAGGTCGAGGCGTATTCGCTCGACCCGGACGGCAAGGGCGTGACGCTGCGCGTGTTCGTACAGGCGCCCTACGACCAGTACGTCGGCACGAACACACGCTTCTGGCATGCAAGCGGTATCGATCTGCGGCTCGATTCGAGCGGCTTCCAGGTCAATACGCAGTCGCTCGCGTCGGTGGTCATCGGCGGCATTGCCTTTCAGGCGCCGGATGGCTCGGGTGCGGGCGTGATCGCCAAGCCGGGGCAGGAATTCCGGCTGGCCCCGGACCAGGCGACCGCCATGAAGGCGCCCGACACGCATCCGGTGCAGGTGGTGTTCCGCTTCCAGCAGTCGCTGCGCGGGCTGGTCGTCGGCGCGCCGGTCGACTTCCGTGGCATCACGCTCGGCGAAGTCACGTCGATCGGCGTGGAGTTCGATCAGGCCACCAAGCAGATCAACATGCCGGTGACGGTCGATGTCTATCCGGAGCGCCTGCGCCGTCGCGACCCGACCAACAGCGTGCCGCCGACCGAACTCCAGAGCCACAAGATTCTGGATGCCCTCGTCCAGCGCGGTCTGCGGGGTCAGCTGCGTACCGGCAACCTGCTGACCGGCCAGTTGTACGTGGCGCTGGATTTCTTCCCGAGCGCCAAACCCGCCAAGGCCGAACGTATCGGTGAAACGCTGTACATGCCGACCGTGCCCAATACGCTCGACCAGTTGCAGCTCCAGATTGCCGACATTGCGAGCAAGCTCGACAAGATTCCGTTCGACAGCATCGGCCAGAATCTCGACGCGTCGCTGCGCAAGCTCGACAAGACGCTCGAGAGCGCCCAGGGTCTCTTCCGCCAGCTCGATAGCGAAATCGCGCCGGAGGCGAAGGCCACGCTGGGCGAAGCGAAGAAGAGCTTCGGCGCGGCCGAGCGCACGCTGTCCGAGGACGCGCCGGTGCAGCAGGACGTGCGTCAGGCCATGCAGGAACTCACGAAGACGCTGCGCTCGCTGAACACACTCGCCGACTACTTGCAGCAGCATCCCGAAGCGCTGCTGCGTGGCAAACCGAAGGATCCGCAACCATGA
- a CDS encoding paraquat-inducible protein A, protein MKYISAKAAGLVACHVCGRLSREVKTVEKERCPRCGAVLHQRKVDSLTRTWALLIAAAILYIPANVLPMMQTRSLLGNSSDTIMSGVIYFWTSGEYDLAIVVFTASILVPMLKLIALSLLCFTAQRGVRWKPHQRTKLYHMVEFIGRWSMLDVFVVALMVALVNIQSLAVIQAGPGIVAFGSVVVLTMLASMQFDPRLIWDQIRDDDTEQDDHD, encoded by the coding sequence ATGAAATACATCTCCGCCAAAGCGGCAGGACTCGTCGCGTGCCATGTGTGCGGCCGGCTCTCGCGCGAAGTCAAAACCGTCGAAAAGGAGCGCTGCCCGCGATGCGGCGCGGTGCTGCATCAGCGCAAGGTCGACAGCCTTACCCGCACCTGGGCCTTGCTGATTGCTGCGGCGATCCTGTACATTCCCGCCAACGTCCTGCCCATGATGCAGACACGCTCGCTGCTCGGAAACAGCAGCGACACGATCATGAGCGGCGTGATTTATTTCTGGACCAGCGGCGAGTACGACCTGGCCATCGTCGTATTCACCGCGAGCATTCTCGTCCCGATGCTCAAACTCATTGCGCTGTCGCTGCTGTGCTTCACGGCGCAGCGCGGTGTGCGCTGGAAACCGCACCAACGCACCAAGCTGTATCACATGGTCGAGTTCATCGGCCGCTGGTCGATGCTCGATGTTTTCGTCGTCGCGCTGATGGTCGCGCTTGTCAATATTCAGTCGCTGGCCGTCATTCAGGCGGGGCCGGGCATCGTGGCTTTCGGCTCCGTCGTCGTACTCACCATGTTGGCATCCATGCAGTTCGACCCTCGCCTGATCTGGGATCAGATCCGCGACGACGACACCGAACAGGACGATCATGACTGA
- a CDS encoding paraquat-inducible protein A, whose product MTNLIACPNCDTLHRRTELPSHETARCVRCHSVLYRSPDLRLSRVLALTLTCLIVFAIANAFPIVEIEVQGIVTETTLVGAAWALYNEGMWLVALLVFATTVVFPLSQLLALIHLITPLSLGRRPYGVFHVMRAIEFCRPWGMIEVFMLGVLVSLVKLSAMASVLPGIALWAFGALTMLLATVLSFDLRNLWIVIDRTPDPEVQALKARKTNRTGSATR is encoded by the coding sequence GTGACGAACCTGATCGCATGTCCGAACTGCGACACTCTGCACCGTCGCACGGAACTGCCTTCGCACGAAACCGCTCGCTGCGTGCGTTGCCATTCGGTTCTTTACCGCTCCCCGGACCTGCGCCTGTCGCGCGTGCTCGCGCTCACCCTGACTTGCCTGATCGTGTTCGCCATTGCGAATGCGTTCCCCATCGTCGAGATCGAGGTGCAGGGCATCGTGACCGAGACCACGCTCGTGGGTGCGGCCTGGGCGCTCTACAACGAAGGCATGTGGCTGGTCGCCCTGCTCGTCTTCGCCACGACGGTGGTGTTTCCCCTGTCGCAACTGCTTGCCCTCATCCATCTGATCACTCCGCTGTCGCTGGGCCGTCGTCCCTACGGCGTGTTCCATGTCATGCGCGCCATCGAATTCTGCCGGCCGTGGGGCATGATCGAAGTCTTCATGCTCGGGGTGCTGGTGTCGCTCGTGAAACTCTCCGCCATGGCGAGCGTGCTGCCGGGCATTGCGCTCTGGGCGTTCGGTGCGCTCACCATGCTGCTCGCCACGGTGCTCTCGTTCGACCTGCGCAATCTCTGGATCGTGATCGACCGCACGCCGGACCCCGAGGTGCAAGCGCTCAAGGCCCGAAAGACGAACCGCACGGGGTCGGCCACGCGATGA
- the fdnG gene encoding formate dehydrogenase-N subunit alpha gives MLNMSRRQFLKVSGATLAGSSLAMLGFAPDAALAEVRQFKLARATETRNTCPYCSVACGLLMYSYGDGAKNAKKSIFHIEGDPDHPVNRGTLCPKGASLIDFIHSPNRLTHPEYRKPGSDKWERISWDDALDRIAKLMKADRDANFVEKTDDGLTVNRWLTTGMLAASASSNEVGYITHKVIRSTGMLAFDNQARVUHGPTVAGLAPTFGRGAMTNHWVDIKNADLVLIMGGNAAEAHPCGFKRVTEAKAHNKARLIVVDPRFNRSASVADYYAPIRTGTDIAFLGGLINYLLTNDKIQHEYVKNYTDFTFLVKDEFSFEDGIYSGYNAEKHTYDKSSWDYQKGADGYVLTDPTLQHPRTVFQLMKQHYSRYTIEMVERVCGTPADKVEYIYKQIAECSTPTRTMTILYALGWTQHSIGSQIIRTGAMVQLLLGNIGAVGGGMNALRGHSNIQGLTDLGLMTDLLPGYMSLPKQAEQTVEQYLTARTQKPLRPNQLSYWQNYPKFYVSLMKAWWGDAATAENNWGYDYLPKLDKPYDMLQVQELMSKGKMTGYIAQGFNPLAATPAKVKWDKALAQLKFLVIMDPLATETSEFWKNFGEHNDVDSSKIQTEVFRLPTTCFAEEDGALVNSGRWLQWHWKGGEPPGEARTDIEIMSALFLRLREMYKTQGGKYPDPIVNLAWPYAQPESPTPEELAKEYNGRALKDLVDPKDPTKVTRKAGEQLSGFAELKDDGSTSSGCWIFAGAWTQAGNQMARRDNSDPTGIGQTLNWAWAWPANRRILYNRASADVAGKPFNPKRKLVYWNGKAWTGADVPDFKADEDPAGGMSPFIMNPEGVARFFAKGAMAEGPFPEHYEPFETPLGYNPLHPKQPKATSNPGARVFPDDLATMGRAEQFPYVATTYRLTEHFHYWTKHALLNSIIQPEQFVEIGEALAKEIGVVAGDTVKVSSNRGYIKAKAVVTKRLRALKVDGKTVHHVGIPIHWGFKGLTKPGFLANTLTPIVGDANSQTPEVKSFLVKVEKA, from the coding sequence ATGCTTAATATGTCCAGGCGCCAGTTCCTGAAAGTGAGTGGCGCAACGCTGGCCGGGTCCAGCCTGGCAATGCTCGGGTTCGCGCCCGACGCGGCGCTGGCGGAGGTCCGTCAGTTCAAGCTGGCGCGAGCGACCGAAACCCGCAATACCTGTCCGTACTGCTCCGTCGCCTGTGGTCTGCTCATGTACAGCTACGGCGACGGCGCGAAGAACGCCAAGAAGAGCATCTTCCACATCGAAGGCGACCCCGACCACCCGGTCAACCGTGGCACGCTGTGCCCGAAGGGGGCGAGCCTCATCGACTTCATCCACAGCCCGAATCGTCTGACCCATCCGGAGTACCGCAAGCCGGGGTCCGACAAGTGGGAACGGATTTCCTGGGACGACGCACTCGATCGCATCGCCAAGCTGATGAAGGCCGACCGCGATGCCAACTTCGTCGAGAAGACGGACGACGGGCTGACGGTCAACCGTTGGCTGACGACCGGCATGCTGGCCGCGTCGGCGTCGAGCAACGAAGTCGGTTACATCACGCACAAGGTCATCCGCAGTACCGGGATGCTGGCATTCGATAACCAGGCACGTGTCTGACACGGCCCGACGGTGGCAGGTCTTGCCCCGACGTTTGGCCGTGGCGCGATGACGAACCATTGGGTCGACATCAAGAACGCGGATCTGGTACTTATCATGGGCGGCAACGCCGCCGAGGCACACCCGTGCGGTTTCAAAAGGGTGACCGAGGCGAAGGCGCACAACAAGGCGCGCCTGATCGTCGTCGACCCGCGCTTCAACCGCTCGGCATCGGTGGCGGATTACTACGCCCCGATCCGTACCGGCACGGATATCGCCTTTCTCGGCGGGTTGATCAACTACCTGCTCACGAACGACAAGATCCAGCATGAATACGTCAAGAACTACACGGACTTCACCTTCCTGGTGAAAGACGAGTTCTCGTTCGAAGACGGCATCTATTCGGGTTACAACGCCGAGAAGCACACCTACGACAAGTCTTCCTGGGATTACCAGAAGGGCGCGGACGGCTACGTCCTCACCGATCCGACGCTGCAACACCCGCGCACGGTGTTCCAGCTGATGAAGCAGCACTACTCGCGCTACACCATCGAGATGGTCGAGCGCGTGTGCGGGACACCAGCCGACAAGGTCGAGTACATCTACAAGCAGATTGCCGAGTGTTCCACCCCGACGCGCACCATGACGATCCTGTACGCGCTGGGCTGGACACAGCACTCGATCGGCTCGCAGATCATTCGTACCGGCGCGATGGTGCAGCTTCTGCTGGGCAATATCGGTGCGGTGGGCGGCGGCATGAACGCGCTGCGCGGTCACTCGAACATTCAGGGGCTGACCGATCTCGGGCTGATGACCGACCTGCTGCCGGGCTACATGTCGTTGCCCAAGCAGGCGGAGCAGACCGTCGAGCAATATCTGACGGCCCGCACGCAAAAGCCTCTGCGTCCGAACCAGTTGAGCTACTGGCAGAACTATCCGAAGTTCTACGTGAGCCTGATGAAGGCTTGGTGGGGCGACGCGGCAACGGCCGAGAACAACTGGGGCTATGACTATCTGCCCAAGCTCGATAAGCCGTACGACATGCTGCAAGTGCAGGAGTTGATGAGCAAGGGCAAGATGACCGGCTACATCGCGCAAGGGTTCAACCCGCTTGCCGCGACCCCGGCCAAGGTCAAGTGGGACAAGGCGCTCGCCCAGCTCAAGTTCCTCGTCATCATGGATCCGCTAGCCACCGAGACGTCGGAGTTCTGGAAGAACTTCGGTGAGCACAACGACGTCGACTCCAGCAAGATCCAGACGGAAGTATTCCGTCTGCCGACGACCTGTTTCGCCGAAGAGGATGGCGCACTGGTCAACTCGGGACGCTGGTTGCAGTGGCACTGGAAGGGCGGTGAGCCGCCGGGCGAGGCACGCACCGACATCGAGATCATGTCGGCGCTGTTCCTGCGCCTTCGCGAGATGTACAAGACGCAGGGCGGCAAGTATCCCGACCCGATCGTCAATCTCGCTTGGCCGTATGCGCAGCCCGAGAGCCCGACGCCGGAAGAGCTCGCCAAGGAGTACAACGGCCGCGCGCTCAAGGACCTCGTCGATCCGAAGGATCCGACCAAGGTCACGCGCAAGGCGGGTGAGCAGTTGTCGGGCTTCGCGGAGCTCAAGGACGACGGCAGCACGTCATCAGGCTGCTGGATCTTCGCAGGCGCCTGGACGCAGGCCGGCAACCAGATGGCCCGGCGCGACAACAGCGATCCGACCGGCATCGGTCAGACGCTGAACTGGGCCTGGGCGTGGCCGGCGAACCGTCGCATTCTGTACAACCGTGCGTCGGCCGACGTCGCGGGCAAGCCGTTCAACCCGAAGCGCAAGCTGGTCTACTGGAACGGCAAGGCGTGGACGGGCGCGGATGTGCCGGACTTCAAGGCGGATGAGGATCCGGCCGGAGGCATGAGTCCGTTCATCATGAACCCCGAGGGCGTTGCGCGTTTCTTTGCCAAGGGCGCCATGGCCGAAGGACCGTTCCCCGAGCATTACGAGCCTTTCGAGACGCCGCTGGGTTACAACCCGCTGCATCCGAAGCAACCCAAGGCCACGAGCAATCCGGGCGCCCGCGTGTTCCCGGACGATCTGGCCACCATGGGCCGCGCCGAGCAGTTCCCGTATGTGGCCACGACCTATCGTCTGACCGAGCATTTCCACTACTGGACCAAGCACGCGTTGCTGAACTCGATCATCCAGCCTGAGCAATTCGTCGAAATCGGCGAGGCGCTGGCCAAGGAGATCGGGGTCGTCGCGGGTGACACGGTCAAGGTGTCGTCCAACCGGGGCTATATCAAAGCCAAGGCGGTCGTCACCAAGCGTCTGCGTGCGCTCAAGGTGGACGGCAAGACGGTTCACCACGTGGGCATTCCGATTCACTGGGGCTTCAAGGGGCTGACCAAACCCGGGTTCCTCGCGAACACGCTCACGCCGATCGTCGGCGACGCCAATTCGCAGACACCCGAGGTGAAGTCGTTCCTCGTGAAGGTCGAGAAGGCATAA
- the fdxH gene encoding formate dehydrogenase subunit beta has product MALQSLDIKRRSATTLPSPSVREAHTGDVAKLIDVSKCIGCKACQTACMEWNDLRDEVGTNVGVYDNPADLTADSWTLMRFTEYENPKGDLEWLIRKDGCMHCEDPGCLKACPSPGAIVQYANGIVDFHEEACIGCGYCITGCPFNIPRISQKDHKAYKCTLCSDRVSVGLEPACVKTCPTGAIMFGTKDAMKDQAAERIEDLKSRGFDNAGLYDPAGVGGTHVMYVLHHADKPSLYHGLPDNPRISPMVTFWKGIAKPLGVAAMALTAIAGFFHYIKSGPNETTEEDEAQARRYDASRKGGGPDGEKGVRTHEEV; this is encoded by the coding sequence ATGGCATTGCAATCACTGGATATCAAACGGCGCTCGGCAACGACCTTGCCGTCGCCCTCTGTGCGTGAGGCGCACACGGGCGACGTCGCCAAACTCATCGATGTCTCGAAGTGCATCGGCTGCAAGGCATGTCAGACGGCGTGCATGGAGTGGAACGATCTGCGCGACGAAGTCGGCACCAATGTCGGGGTGTACGACAACCCGGCCGACCTGACGGCGGACTCATGGACGCTCATGCGTTTCACGGAGTACGAAAATCCGAAGGGCGACCTGGAATGGCTCATCCGCAAGGATGGCTGCATGCATTGCGAGGATCCGGGCTGCCTGAAGGCGTGCCCGTCGCCGGGCGCGATCGTGCAGTACGCCAACGGCATCGTCGACTTCCACGAAGAAGCGTGCATCGGGTGCGGATACTGCATTACCGGGTGTCCGTTCAACATTCCGCGCATCTCGCAAAAGGACCACAAGGCGTACAAATGCACGCTGTGTTCCGATCGCGTGTCCGTGGGACTGGAGCCGGCTTGCGTCAAGACTTGCCCGACCGGCGCGATCATGTTCGGCACGAAGGACGCCATGAAGGATCAGGCGGCCGAGCGCATCGAAGACCTGAAGTCGCGCGGCTTCGATAACGCCGGGCTGTACGATCCGGCCGGCGTGGGCGGCACGCATGTGATGTACGTGCTGCACCATGCCGACAAGCCGTCGCTGTATCACGGCTTGCCGGACAATCCGCGCATCAGTCCGATGGTGACGTTCTGGAAGGGCATTGCCAAACCGCTGGGCGTGGCCGCGATGGCGCTCACGGCCATCGCCGGGTTCTTCCACTACATCAAGAGCGGTCCGAACGAAACGACCGAGGAAGATGAAGCGCAGGCCCGCCGGTACGATGCCTCCCGCAAGGGCGGCGGTCCCGACGGCGAGAAGGGCGTTCGCACGCACGAGGAGGTCTGA